One window of Steroidobacteraceae bacterium genomic DNA carries:
- the hrpB gene encoding ATP-dependent helicase HrpB encodes MLLPELPITASLPAIGAALRRSASAILVAPPGAGKSTLVPLALLGEPWAKGRRIIMLEPRRLAARSLAARMARLLRVPLGGQIGYRTRLDTRVGKDTRIEVVTEGVLTRMLQTDPALEGVAAVLFDEFHERSLQCDLALALALDARRELATDLRIVVMSATLALAALRRILPDAEVIESTLQEYEVAMRYVGTALPLPTDDWPLFMRALQSAVGQAWRETAGDVLVFLPGGGEIRALQNALGDAPFAAEALVLPLYGELDTEAQDRVLERSGTARRIILATNIAQTSLTIPGIGAVVDCGLVRRMIFDPASGMGRLHTERISQAAATQRAGRAGRVADGVCYRMWSAGAQQTLAAQTAPEIAVADLTPLALELLLWGVDDPSRLDWVDVPPPAQLAAAMDLLAGLGMVDSRGRITVHGRNAAHSGAHPRLAHMMLEAASRGDAPLGAELAALLEMDRRGNRQIDAHVRTDIGVVLEWHRRNRAAELRQQSQRLLRRLGAHETAAMPAAAGDATGALLSLAFPDRIARRRDGSASRYLLASGRGASLPPAQSIARNEYLVAVELDGGGADAGIRLAAPLSEAMLRSWHRERITERQIVRWDREQQMVVARAEVRLDALTLEERKLDAPAGDEVLAAMLDGLRQLGVGALPWTPALRQWQARVAFLRRHRADDGWPDVSDTSLRHTLGEWLAPWLDGMTRAAHLAQVPLKSALQSLIGPELSARMDSLAPTHFLAPTGSRSAIDYSDPEQPVVALRLQELFGLEAGPRLAGGTCPLGFVLLSPAQRPIQITRDLAGFWRSGYFDVRKEMRGRYPRHAWPEDPLAATPTRGARRRS; translated from the coding sequence ATGCTCTTGCCCGAACTGCCCATAACCGCATCCTTGCCTGCGATCGGCGCGGCGTTGCGGCGCTCGGCATCGGCAATCCTGGTGGCGCCACCGGGTGCCGGCAAGAGCACGCTGGTGCCCCTCGCGCTGCTGGGCGAACCCTGGGCCAAGGGGCGGCGCATCATCATGCTGGAACCGAGGCGATTGGCCGCCCGTTCGCTGGCCGCGCGTATGGCCCGGCTCCTGCGCGTACCGCTCGGCGGCCAAATCGGTTATCGCACGCGCCTGGACACGCGGGTCGGCAAGGACACGCGCATCGAAGTCGTTACCGAGGGTGTGCTGACCCGCATGCTGCAGACCGACCCGGCGCTGGAAGGCGTGGCGGCGGTGCTGTTCGATGAATTTCACGAACGAAGCCTGCAATGCGATCTAGCGCTTGCACTTGCGCTCGATGCCAGGCGAGAGCTTGCAACCGATCTTCGCATCGTGGTCATGTCGGCGACGCTCGCCCTGGCGGCGCTGCGCCGAATTCTGCCCGACGCAGAAGTCATTGAATCGACGCTGCAGGAGTACGAGGTCGCGATGCGATACGTCGGCACTGCGTTGCCGCTGCCCACCGATGACTGGCCCTTGTTCATGCGCGCGTTGCAGTCCGCGGTGGGGCAGGCATGGCGGGAAACCGCGGGCGACGTGCTGGTCTTCCTGCCAGGCGGCGGCGAGATTCGCGCATTGCAGAATGCCCTCGGCGATGCACCGTTTGCCGCCGAGGCGCTGGTGCTGCCGTTGTACGGCGAACTCGACACCGAGGCGCAGGATCGAGTACTCGAGAGGAGCGGTACGGCTCGGCGCATCATCCTGGCCACCAACATTGCCCAGACCAGCCTGACCATCCCGGGAATCGGCGCGGTCGTCGACTGCGGCCTCGTGCGTCGCATGATCTTCGATCCGGCGAGCGGCATGGGGCGGTTGCACACCGAGCGCATCTCGCAAGCCGCTGCGACACAACGTGCCGGACGCGCGGGCCGCGTTGCCGACGGTGTGTGCTATCGCATGTGGAGTGCCGGTGCCCAGCAGACGCTTGCGGCACAGACCGCACCGGAGATTGCGGTAGCCGACCTGACGCCGTTGGCGCTGGAGCTGCTGTTGTGGGGCGTTGACGATCCATCACGCCTCGACTGGGTCGACGTCCCGCCGCCCGCGCAACTGGCGGCCGCGATGGACCTGCTCGCCGGCCTCGGCATGGTCGACTCGCGTGGCCGGATTACCGTGCACGGACGTAACGCTGCGCATTCGGGCGCTCATCCGCGCCTCGCACACATGATGCTGGAGGCCGCGTCACGCGGCGACGCGCCGCTCGGCGCGGAACTCGCCGCATTGCTCGAGATGGATCGGCGCGGCAACCGGCAAATCGACGCGCACGTGCGCACTGACATCGGCGTTGTACTCGAGTGGCATCGCCGCAATCGTGCCGCCGAGCTGCGTCAACAGAGCCAACGCCTGCTGCGTAGGCTCGGCGCCCATGAGACGGCCGCCATGCCAGCGGCGGCTGGCGACGCCACGGGCGCACTACTGTCGCTCGCCTTTCCGGATCGCATCGCACGTCGTCGCGACGGATCCGCCAGCCGCTATCTCCTCGCGAGCGGCCGTGGCGCGAGCCTGCCGCCGGCTCAGAGCATTGCGCGAAACGAGTATCTCGTCGCAGTCGAGCTCGACGGTGGCGGCGCCGACGCCGGGATCCGGCTGGCTGCGCCGCTTTCAGAGGCCATGCTTCGCAGCTGGCATCGCGAGCGCATCACAGAGCGCCAGATCGTGCGCTGGGATCGTGAACAACAGATGGTTGTCGCGCGCGCCGAGGTCCGTCTGGATGCACTCACGCTCGAGGAGCGCAAGCTCGATGCGCCCGCAGGCGATGAAGTTCTCGCAGCGATGCTGGACGGGCTGCGCCAGTTGGGCGTCGGCGCTTTGCCATGGACCCCCGCACTTCGGCAGTGGCAGGCGCGGGTCGCATTTCTTCGGCGCCATCGTGCCGACGACGGCTGGCCCGATGTCAGCGACACGTCGTTGCGGCATACGCTCGGCGAGTGGCTGGCGCCCTGGCTCGACGGCATGACGCGCGCTGCCCATCTCGCGCAAGTGCCACTCAAAAGCGCATTGCAGAGTTTGATCGGACCGGAGTTGTCTGCGCGCATGGACAGCCTCGCGCCAACGCATTTCCTGGCACCGACGGGCTCGCGCAGTGCCATTGACTACTCCGACCCGGAGCAACCGGTCGTTGCGCTGCGGCTGCAGGAGTTGTTCGGACTCGAGGCAGGCCCGCGGCTCGCGGGAGGGACCTGTCCCTTGGGCTTTGTATTGCTCTCGCCCGCCCAGCGGCCAATCCAGATCACGCGGGATCTCGCGGGATTCTGGCGCTCTGGCTACTTCGACGTCAGGAAGGAAATGCGCGGTCGCTATCCGCGCCATGCCTGGCCGGAAGATCCGCTCGCCGCAACACCAACGAGGGGAGCGCGCCGGCGCAGCTGA
- a CDS encoding neutral zinc metallopeptidase produces the protein MRTDQSRRSENIEDYRGRRFGGKPAGIGIGGILIALALAYFFNIDPRTVLGMQQAARQMTQPQGGEADGPPVVGAPTDAAADFVAAVLGDTEDTWGEIFQAAGERYPPPKLVLFSEQVSTGCGFATSGAGPFYCPADQKVYIDLSFYDQLEREFQAPGDFARAYVLAHEVGHHVQTIIGTSAKVRAAQQRGDQEQANQLQVRMELQADCYAGIWANHANRSRQILEEGDIEEGLQAASAVGDDTIQRRVQGHVVPESFTHGSARQRMEWFQRGLQSGSMDACNTFQ, from the coding sequence ATGCGCACCGACCAGAGTCGACGGAGCGAGAACATCGAGGACTACCGGGGCCGGCGCTTTGGCGGCAAACCGGCCGGCATTGGCATCGGCGGCATATTGATCGCGCTGGCGCTCGCCTATTTCTTCAACATCGATCCGCGCACCGTGCTCGGCATGCAGCAGGCCGCAAGGCAGATGACTCAGCCACAGGGCGGCGAGGCAGACGGTCCGCCGGTGGTCGGCGCGCCCACCGACGCTGCCGCCGATTTCGTTGCGGCGGTACTTGGCGATACCGAGGACACCTGGGGCGAGATTTTCCAGGCAGCAGGCGAGCGTTATCCGCCACCGAAGCTGGTGTTGTTCAGCGAACAGGTATCGACCGGCTGCGGATTCGCAACTTCGGGCGCAGGGCCTTTCTATTGCCCCGCCGACCAGAAAGTCTATATCGATCTCAGTTTTTACGACCAGCTCGAGCGGGAATTCCAGGCGCCCGGCGATTTTGCGCGCGCCTATGTGCTCGCACACGAGGTCGGCCACCACGTGCAGACCATCATCGGTACCTCCGCCAAGGTCCGGGCGGCGCAGCAACGCGGCGACCAGGAACAGGCCAACCAGTTGCAGGTGCGCATGGAACTGCAGGCCGATTGCTACGCCGGAATCTGGGCGAATCACGCCAATCGTTCCCGACAGATCCTCGAAGAGGGCGACATCGAGGAGGGTTTGCAGGCAGCCTCTGCGGTCGGCGATGACACCATTCAACGGCGCGTGCAGGGCCACGTTGTGCCGGAATCATTCACGCATGGCAGTGCGCGCCAGCGTATGGAGTGGTTCCAGCGCGGATTGCAGTCGGGATCCATGGACGCCTGCAACACGTTTCAATAG
- a CDS encoding YgiQ family radical SAM protein, with amino-acid sequence MAPVPSAQPLASYRKYWAERFGTAPFLPMSRAEMNELGWDSCDVIIVTGDAYVDHPSFGMAIIGRTLEAQGFRVGIIAQPDWRTVEPFRALGRPNLFFGITAGNMDSMVNRYTADRRLRSDDAYSPDGEGGRRPDRAVIVYAQRAREAYGDVPVVIGGIEASLRRIAHFDYWSEKVRRSVLLDAKADLLLYGNAERAVVDLAHRLAAQEPVGSITNLRGTAFVRRERAADYSEIDSTHLDTPGALPTHPDPYALRPQGVPVARFERQVKAVPRERVVIRLPSFEQVGSDPVLYAHASRILHLESNPGNARALVQRHGENDVWLNPPPVPLTTAEMDGVYELPYARRPHPAYGKAAIPAYKMIRFSVAIQRGCFGGCTFCSITEHEGRIIQNRSEASVLREIGTIRDTVPGFTGVISDLGGPTANMYRLACKSREIESACRRPSCVYPAICSNLDTDHSALIGLYRKARAVPGVKKVLVASGVRYDLAAESPQYVRELAQHHVGGYLKIAPEAIGEGPLSKMMKPGIGTYYRFKELFDKYSAAAGKKQYLIPYFIAAHPGTTDEDMLELALWLKKNRYRADQVQAFLPGPMATATAMYHTGRNPLHRVHRDSEAVHVPRGLKVRRLHKAFLRYHDAQNWPMLREALRRMGRADLIGNGRHQLVPAHQPPGTGLQGEGRRSGRHARPFRTQHTRRKSAAPRGKTQR; translated from the coding sequence GCCCCTGTTCCAAGTGCACAGCCACTTGCGAGCTACCGCAAGTACTGGGCGGAGCGCTTTGGAACGGCGCCCTTCCTGCCCATGTCCCGGGCCGAAATGAATGAACTCGGCTGGGACAGTTGCGATGTCATCATCGTGACGGGCGATGCCTATGTCGATCACCCGAGCTTCGGCATGGCGATCATCGGCCGAACGCTCGAGGCGCAAGGTTTTCGCGTTGGCATCATTGCGCAACCCGACTGGCGAACCGTGGAGCCATTTCGCGCGCTGGGGCGCCCCAATCTGTTCTTCGGCATCACCGCCGGCAACATGGACTCGATGGTCAATCGCTATACAGCCGACCGGCGTCTTCGCAGCGACGATGCTTACAGTCCCGATGGCGAAGGCGGGCGTCGACCTGACCGCGCGGTAATCGTCTACGCACAGCGTGCCCGTGAAGCCTACGGCGACGTGCCGGTCGTAATCGGCGGTATCGAAGCGTCCCTGCGCCGGATCGCGCATTTCGATTACTGGTCGGAGAAGGTTCGTCGCTCCGTGCTGCTCGATGCCAAGGCGGACCTGCTGCTGTATGGCAACGCCGAGCGCGCGGTCGTCGATCTCGCGCACCGGCTCGCGGCACAGGAGCCGGTTGGCTCGATAACCAATCTGCGTGGCACGGCATTCGTTCGCCGCGAGCGCGCCGCGGACTATTCGGAAATCGACTCCACCCACCTCGACACGCCAGGCGCGCTGCCGACGCACCCGGACCCCTACGCGCTGCGCCCGCAAGGCGTGCCTGTCGCACGCTTCGAGCGGCAAGTGAAAGCCGTGCCGCGCGAACGGGTCGTCATACGCCTGCCATCCTTCGAGCAGGTCGGCTCCGATCCCGTGCTTTACGCGCACGCCTCGCGCATCCTGCACCTGGAATCCAATCCCGGCAATGCCCGCGCCCTGGTCCAGCGCCACGGCGAAAACGATGTCTGGCTCAATCCGCCACCGGTGCCACTCACGACGGCGGAAATGGACGGTGTCTACGAATTGCCGTACGCCCGCCGGCCGCACCCGGCCTACGGCAAGGCGGCCATTCCGGCCTACAAGATGATTCGCTTCTCCGTCGCGATCCAGCGTGGCTGCTTCGGCGGCTGCACCTTCTGCTCGATCACCGAACACGAGGGTCGCATCATCCAGAATCGCTCCGAGGCGTCGGTGTTACGCGAGATCGGCACGATACGCGATACCGTACCCGGGTTCACCGGCGTGATCTCCGATCTCGGCGGACCGACCGCCAACATGTACCGTCTTGCCTGCAAGAGCCGCGAGATCGAGTCCGCCTGCCGGCGGCCCTCGTGCGTCTATCCCGCCATCTGCAGCAACCTCGATACCGATCATTCCGCGCTGATCGGTTTGTATCGCAAGGCGCGGGCGGTGCCTGGCGTCAAGAAAGTGCTGGTGGCCTCGGGTGTGCGCTACGACCTCGCGGCCGAGTCACCGCAATATGTACGCGAACTCGCGCAGCATCACGTCGGCGGTTACCTGAAGATCGCGCCCGAAGCCATCGGCGAGGGGCCGTTGTCGAAGATGATGAAGCCCGGTATCGGCACCTACTACCGGTTCAAGGAGCTGTTCGACAAATATTCCGCCGCGGCGGGCAAGAAGCAATATCTCATCCCGTATTTCATCGCCGCCCATCCCGGTACCACGGACGAGGATATGCTCGAGCTCGCGCTATGGCTCAAGAAGAATCGCTATCGCGCCGATCAGGTGCAGGCCTTCCTGCCCGGCCCCATGGCGACCGCGACCGCCATGTACCACACGGGCAGGAATCCACTGCACCGTGTGCATCGCGACAGCGAGGCAGTTCATGTGCCGCGAGGCCTCAAAGTGCGCCGGCTGCACAAGGCATTCCTGCGCTATCACGATGCGCAGAACTGGCCGATGTTGCGTGAGGCCCTGCGGCGCATGGGGCGCGCGGACCTGATCGGCAATGGCAGACATCAACTGGTACCTGCGCATCAGCCACCCGGCACGGGATTGCAAGGCGAGGGCAGGCGCAGCGGCCGTCACGCCCGGCCTTTCCGGACCCAGCACACGCGCAGGAAAAGCGCAGCTCCGCGCGGCAAAACGCAGCGCTGA
- a CDS encoding DUF4440 domain-containing protein produces the protein MTGDERELWSVVEGMFAAFTDGRTHDIDSALADECTVWDVFEPTLIRSRAERDAFHVRDQAQARARGPLSLRLEPLLISRFDDFGIVRYHVHFEYAQPNATAGHVRVTDVLRRCGKRWQIVHHHEGMRPAGPPPYTLAPQ, from the coding sequence ATGACCGGTGATGAGCGTGAACTGTGGTCGGTGGTCGAGGGCATGTTCGCCGCATTCACGGACGGACGCACCCATGACATCGATTCGGCGCTCGCCGATGAGTGCACGGTCTGGGACGTATTCGAGCCCACGCTGATCCGCAGCCGCGCCGAGCGCGATGCGTTTCATGTTCGCGACCAGGCCCAGGCGCGGGCTCGCGGACCGTTGTCGCTGCGGCTCGAGCCGCTGCTGATCAGTCGCTTTGACGATTTCGGCATCGTTCGCTATCACGTGCACTTCGAATATGCGCAGCCGAATGCAACGGCTGGCCATGTGCGCGTCACGGATGTGCTGCGCCGCTGCGGGAAGCGATGGCAGATCGTGCACCATCACGAAGGCATGCGGCCCGCCGGACCGCCGCCATATACGCTGGCACCTCAATAG